Below is a genomic region from Anaerolineae bacterium.
ACAGGCAAAGGGCTTAGGCGAACGCGATTGTATGATTGGCATGTGCGCGCAGGTGCGCGCATGATGGAGTTCGCCGGCTGGGAGATGCCAGCACAGTACCCTACTGGCCCCATTGAGGAACACCAACGGGTGCGTACAGCAGCCGGCCTTTTTGACATTGACCATATGGGCCAGCTCCGGCTCAGTGGTCCCGACGCAGAGGCCCTCTTGCAGGCGGTGCAGACCTGGGATATACGCCGGACAGGCGTGGGACAGGCACACTACACCCTGTTCTGCTATGCTGATGGCGGGACCGTGGACGATGTATTCCTTTACCATCTGCCGGATCACTGGCTGATCGTGGTGAATGCCGCTAATCGGGAGAAGGATCTCACCTGGTTGCAAGCACATGTCGGAGACGCCACCGTCACCCTGGAAGACATCTCCGAGCAAACTTATATGCTGGCACTGCAAGGTCCGCAAGCCCAGACGATTCTGCAGCGGGTGACAGAGGTGGATCTGGCGCGCGTGGCCTTTCACACTATCGTCAGCGGCCACGTGGCCGGGGTTCCGGCCCTGATCAGCGCCACCGGTTACACCGGTGAGCACGGCTATGAGCTGCTCTTCCCAGCCGATGAAGCCGAGCACGTATGGACCACATTGTTGCGCGTTGGCGAATCTGAAGGGCTGATTCCCTGCGGACTGGTCGCCCGCGATACGCTGCGGGCTGAGGCCTGTCTGCCCCTTTATGGCCATGAGATCCATGCCGCGATCGATCCCATCAGCGCTGGACTGGGATTCGCTGTGAGTTTCGACAAAGGTGACTTCATCGGACGCGAGGCGCTGCTCAAAGTTCACCTAGAGGGGCCTCAGCAGCGCCTGGTCGCTTTTGAGATGGTGGAACGGGGCGTACCCCGGCCGGGGTATCCGGTGGTGGTCGGCGGCGCATCCGTAGGCCAGGTGACCTCCGGCCTGTATAGCCCTAGCACCGGCCGCTATGTGGGGATGGCCTACGTGCCGGCTGCATACGCCGCCGTGGGCACGGAGCTGGCCATCGTCATCCACAAGCAACCGCGGGCTGCTCGCGTCGTGCCACGGCCGTTCTACCGGAGAAGACAACGAGGAGAGGGTGGCGAAGTGCCGAGAGGATAAGGCGACGAAACGCTGCGCCCTTC
It encodes:
- the gcvT gene encoding glycine cleavage system aminomethyltransferase GcvT → MTGKGLRRTRLYDWHVRAGARMMEFAGWEMPAQYPTGPIEEHQRVRTAAGLFDIDHMGQLRLSGPDAEALLQAVQTWDIRRTGVGQAHYTLFCYADGGTVDDVFLYHLPDHWLIVVNAANREKDLTWLQAHVGDATVTLEDISEQTYMLALQGPQAQTILQRVTEVDLARVAFHTIVSGHVAGVPALISATGYTGEHGYELLFPADEAEHVWTTLLRVGESEGLIPCGLVARDTLRAEACLPLYGHEIHAAIDPISAGLGFAVSFDKGDFIGREALLKVHLEGPQQRLVAFEMVERGVPRPGYPVVVGGASVGQVTSGLYSPSTGRYVGMAYVPAAYAAVGTELAIVIHKQPRAARVVPRPFYRRRQRGEGGEVPRG